The following coding sequences are from one Beggiatoa alba B18LD window:
- the era gene encoding GTPase Era, with amino-acid sequence METDNYRCGYVAIVGRPNVGKSTLLNHLLAQKISITSRKPQTTRHRLLGIKTEEHAQIVYVDTPGLHQDKHTAMNRYLNRTALGSLDGVDLVVWLVEALAWTEEDAHVLNVLENMNIPVILGVNKVDKIADKALLLPFLETITQKRDFLAVFPLSALRSINLDELEKQIVAELPLSPPLFPADQITDRSERFFVAEIIREKLIRRLGAELPYRLSVQIEYFTQEEKHIHISAIIWVEREGQKAIVIGKQGHVLKKVGEEARKDIELMIEQKVFLQLWVKVKQGWHDDDRALRQLGYTDE; translated from the coding sequence CATTGTTGGTCGTCCCAATGTAGGAAAATCAACCCTACTTAATCATTTGTTAGCGCAAAAAATCAGCATTACATCACGCAAACCACAAACAACCCGCCATCGCTTACTGGGCATCAAAACAGAAGAACACGCGCAAATTGTTTATGTGGATACACCTGGACTACACCAAGATAAGCATACGGCGATGAATCGTTATTTAAATCGTACCGCTTTGGGTAGTTTAGATGGTGTCGATTTAGTTGTGTGGCTCGTGGAAGCCTTAGCATGGACAGAAGAAGATGCACATGTCTTAAATGTATTAGAAAACATGAATATTCCTGTCATTCTAGGCGTTAATAAAGTGGATAAAATTGCTGATAAAGCGTTATTACTGCCTTTTTTAGAAACGATTACACAAAAACGGGATTTTTTAGCTGTTTTTCCTTTATCTGCTTTACGCAGTATCAATTTGGATGAGTTGGAAAAACAAATCGTTGCAGAATTACCACTCAGTCCACCATTATTTCCCGCTGACCAAATCACTGATCGAAGTGAACGTTTTTTTGTAGCAGAAATTATTCGTGAAAAACTCATTCGTCGTTTAGGGGCTGAATTACCTTATCGTTTAAGTGTGCAAATTGAATACTTTACTCAAGAAGAAAAGCACATTCATATCAGTGCCATTATTTGGGTAGAGCGAGAAGGGCAAAAAGCTATTGTTATTGGTAAACAAGGACATGTGTTGAAAAAAGTAGGGGAAGAAGCGCGGAAAGACATTGAGTTGATGATTGAACAAAAAGTCTTTTTACAACTTTGGGTAAAAGTAAAACAAGGTTGGCATGATGATGATCGAGCATTGCGACAATTAGGTTATACCGATGAATAA
- a CDS encoding ExbD/TolR family protein, with amino-acid sequence MAFGSFDEQGEDKTMAEINIIPLVDVMLVLLILFIVTAPLLTPHAFKLELPKASTEPVKEEPKMIAITIDAKGELFWDKEQISVAQLPERLQTASTQTPQPSLQLQADKSTPYEKIANLLSAIHTAGLSQVGFVTEPAQAAEATTGN; translated from the coding sequence ATGGCATTTGGCAGTTTTGATGAACAAGGCGAAGATAAAACCATGGCGGAAATAAATATTATTCCGCTGGTGGATGTCATGTTAGTGCTACTTATTCTCTTTATTGTAACCGCACCATTACTGACACCACATGCATTTAAGCTGGAATTACCCAAAGCCAGCACAGAACCTGTGAAAGAAGAACCTAAAATGATTGCAATCACCATTGATGCAAAAGGTGAATTGTTTTGGGATAAAGAGCAGATTAGCGTGGCACAATTGCCCGAACGCTTACAAACGGCATCAACTCAAACCCCACAACCTTCTTTACAGTTACAAGCTGATAAAAGTACACCGTATGAAAAAATTGCGAACCTTTTATCAGCGATTCATACCGCAGGTTTAAGCCAAGTTGGTTTTGTAACAGAGCCTGCACAAGCCGCAGAAGCGACAACGGGTAATTAA
- a CDS encoding MotA/TolQ/ExbB proton channel family protein, which yields MQTHFGLDGFLLHLMENPLALTIGIILVVMSLLSWYLLLSKTMTLLIIKIRTAQFRRRFEHADSLQTLNAIAQQQKGYEPFSYLTGHSIQAAIHHERLAPNRANMICSHSEFITRTMRRIINKETERLKAGLTILASIASTAPFIGLLGTVLGIYGALMRISSAGSASLETVAAPVGEALIMTAIGLAVAIPAVLGYNALVRSYQSYFNELDAFAHDLYAYLNTGGRVNPSSSTLPSTHVESFTLQEAA from the coding sequence ATGCAAACACATTTTGGATTAGATGGTTTTCTACTGCACCTGATGGAAAACCCCTTAGCATTAACTATCGGCATTATTTTAGTCGTTATGTCATTGTTATCTTGGTATTTATTACTCAGCAAAACCATGACATTACTGATTATAAAAATACGAACTGCACAATTTCGTCGTCGCTTTGAACACGCAGATTCTTTACAAACACTCAATGCCATTGCACAACAACAAAAAGGCTATGAACCCTTTTCCTACTTAACAGGACACAGCATTCAAGCGGCTATTCATCATGAACGGCTTGCGCCAAATCGTGCGAATATGATTTGCTCACATAGCGAATTTATTACCAGAACAATGCGTCGGATTATTAACAAGGAGACGGAACGCTTAAAAGCAGGCTTAACCATCCTTGCCAGTATAGCCAGTACCGCGCCGTTTATCGGGTTATTAGGAACAGTGTTAGGAATTTATGGCGCGCTGATGCGCATCAGTTCTGCGGGTTCTGCTTCTTTAGAAACCGTTGCAGCACCTGTCGGGGAAGCACTTATTATGACCGCTATCGGTTTAGCCGTTGCGATTCCTGCTGTTTTAGGCTATAACGCCCTTGTACGTAGTTATCAAAGCTACTTTAATGAACTAGATGCCTTTGCGCATGATTTATATGCCTATCTTAATACGGGCGGACGTGTGAACCCATCCTCAAGCACATTACCATCAACTCACGTTGAATCCTTCACTTTACAGGAGGCGGCATAA